The sequence GAAGATCGTGCAGAGGTGAGATATCGTGTTAGGTTAAATCCACCGCCTCTGGATCTcaatcaatgttaatatgttgTCTTTGCATCAAACTCTCCTCTATTtttagaaacaaaacaaataattaacTATTCACCTACCTTAACttggtgggaaaaaaaaagatatttcattcttttccttttccgTTTTCATTCCGGTAGCTGTACCAGGAAGGTAGATATCAACGGATAATTCAGACAGATTCTTTTGTTACTTTGAATATTGGAATGACCTACtgctattcaaattcatgaaattttccgTCGATTAAGttgttttattgcaactgattgacaaattgctgtacaccgatgtaaataagcactgaattgatcagtgttttagtaacAGACACGACACAAGATATTATGGGCGtatatactcgagcaggatccTCGACCCAAGTATATGCTTGTTTgtatggctactactaaaacactgatcaattcagtacaATTTGCTAATCAGTTGCAAAGGTTACAAAATGATGGGTTTCATCACGAGACAAGTTGACTCTATTCTTGTTAAGCTGTgttatttgcgattaaagctgctaaaacacacccaaaaaaaatgattagaaaATGAACGATATCTTCATTTATGGTAGTGGTATCTGATGATGCACGTAAAGTATTTCAAAACTGCGCTTAACCCATTTTAAACCATACTCTTCAAAAGGTCCCTGTGTTGTTTGAGTAGTCACCTCTGTTACGATTTGCACATCCACTTGCATGTTTCACTTGTGAATGTCCGCATTCTTATGTTAGCACAAACTGTGATCGTGGTGAGACAGTGTTTCTCTTTACAATGTTGTGCAACAGAAAATTTCAACCTGAATTAACTATTAACTTCGACTGTTTATCTATTTGTcattcaaaaataaaatcagtaaGTGAAAGACTATGAACAGTTATCATGAGTTACCAGACCCTTACACATCTTTAACTACTTTGCAGAAATTGATGCGTGCATCTCTTCACCCTGTCAAAATGGCGGCGCGTGTAGTTCCAGTCGAGGTGTTCACATCTGTGAATGTCCTGAGACACACGATGGACGTAACTGTGAGACAGGTGAGTTTGCAACACTGGGTTACGAACTATATGTACTGAGTATTCTAAAACCTATGTTTCTTTAAATCAAACCCAAGGACGTTTTgacagtttgttgttgttttttagataGTCATGAATGGTCACGTCCACACAAGGAGTTGAGTTTACCGACTCTCTGTGCACAGTCTATCTGTGCatgttgtaattatttgtaCCCAGTTTTCCATGTGGCTTAGAAAGTGCTCACAACAGCTATGTGGCTGTACAAATGTGCTTgaagataataaaaaagtttAAATAACGTTACACACTAGAGAATCTTTGAGTAAATAAGTTACATTCTTTGACACCCACCCAAAATTGTTCAGATGGAGGCAATTTCCTTTACAACAATGGTAAATGTGCAAACGACGAAATTGTGTGAACGATGGGAAATGTATAAACGTCTAGCCacgaaatgtgcaaatctctaaaaTTGCATGAACGGGATATAATCAAACATAACGCTTGGAAACGGGCTAACGTTCAGTTTTGGCGGGAGTTGTACAAACAAATCGGAAAAATCTTTAAACAATTATTTTACTGCACCAACACTATGTACAGATGGTTGATAATACTGTATGAAAACTGAGCATGAACCTTTACCATTTTTAATATCTTGAAAACCCCTTCAGATATGTCACTATACTACCCCTAGGGTAATACCATGATCTACATTTATTTAAttgagcaccccccccccccgtaaaaaaaaaaaaaaaaaaatgtatggagTCCTAAGTCCcaaaatatgtattttcaaaTCGTTGTCTGTAGAACCAAGGTAGTGGTGAAaagacattgatgactgtagtttcaagctTGTATGTGGCACACCCAGGATGCCCTGCATactgcttgggggggggggggggatgggacagaatttttcattttttctgctCCTCCTAGTAAACCTTGTAAATTACGGATTTTCAATAAACTTGGCAGACAGCATTCCGCAGATTGATGAGTGGAACATTTGGACACTGGGAcattatggcggatccaggggagCCCAGGACGAGGACAGGATTAAAGACCGTAGCATAACATGCATGAGGAATTGTTacaaaggaatatatatatattataatatatatatatatatatatatatatatatatatatatatatatatatatatatatatgatcccTATAGAACCAGATGTGATGGAGCTAATATTGCAATATATTAGTAAGTTAATTTATGAGTGAGAAACCATTAATTTTCAATTGAGAATTTCTATAGCTCACTCGGTAGAGCACCGCGCTAGCAATCTGGAGGTCTCGGGTTAGAATCCCGATgtaatcccattttctttgcatttttccactaataaatcatattcattCCTTGTCAGTTTCCGTCTCTTTGCGTTTGTTAGAATCAGACGTGATAGAGTCAGTATAGTACAttgatgattgaatgaatgcaagcGGATCTATAGGAGTACCCTCCTCGAAAACCATGGAAGCACAACAGGGAATGAAATCGggaccatattttttttttcttttttacgttTAGAGGTTATTTGTGAAAAAAACCCATAACGGATTCTTCCAAACTAAGATGATAggatctaaatttgttcaaacgGGCACCAAGCCCTGGCTTCTGGTCCTTCAAAAGATCTGTAAAAGCTACTTATGTTTGTTGGTTTCGGGTCCCATTAACCGCACTCCTTCCTCACAGATAGGCCTAAAGCCTGTTGAATAAACTGAGATCGTATTACCCGAGGGGTGCTATCTGCCAAGTGCGTTGAAAATCCGTCATAGGGTTTGAAGTATAGGAGCTGAAAATTTACAAATTCTGCACcataaccccctcccccctcccccgctgCTTAACACCATCTGCAGGATCCCCCAtgagcaaacttgaaactacagtcatcaaaaTCTTCATAGCCCTGACGTATAGTTCTATATCTGTTGGTTCAGAGAAGTagatctgaagaaaaaaagttctgATGATTCCCCTCCcattttttaggggggggggggtactcaaTTTAACACAGTGAGATCCCAGCACTTTAGGGATGCAGTAATGCTGCCTGTCAAGTTTAAACTTACGCTACGTTAAGCGGtttttaagaaaatgaaaatggtaaaGGTTCATGTGCGTATTATTATTGTTGAAGTAGAGTAATGATTTGCATATTTGCCGGATGCGTTTTCACATTTCCTGTCAAAATTTAACGCTTATAAATTTCTCGGCGTcatatttgcacatttcccgatcgagacgtttgcacattttcccgttgtttgcacatttcccggctaaACACCCAAGACTCTACGCCCCCTTCCCAGCCTTACACAAAATGCAGCTACATCTCTTGTATTAAGTTTACAAGTAACAAAAAAGCTGCTTATCCAAGCAAAACGAAAAGCAAAAAAGCTGCTTttccaagcaaaaaaaaaagcacaaaagcTGTTTATCCAATAGTGGCGAGCCAATGTAGTAAAATAGAGTCAAAGGCACGAtgaaaggggcctgagctttcgatcctaacagaatcttcgtcagaggcgcCTCTGACGAaaattctgctaggatcgaaagctcaggccccttttgactccaagTTTAcaactaaatacatgtacagttcgAAGATATCTTGCAGCGCCAGTGTCGCGCTTTCAAGCTCTGTTTTTTTCAATCACTGCAAGCCCATACATGCACTGGAAAATAGTTAAAATGgtcattgattttcaaaagcCTCTATTATGTTACTGCAATTTCAGTATGTACCCTATATACATTAAtatcgtcaatttgtttgtttttatgcctccgccacgaagtggtgccggaggcattatgttttcgggttgtccgtccgtccgcattcgtttacgcgataacttgagtaatattgactggaattttaccaaacttggtccaagtataaggTATGATgtggcaattacttgattagattttgggtgaaatcggccaaaggccaaaggtcaaagatcaaggtcaaatcatgaaattgtatctctttacgcgataactcaagactggatcaagcaaatttcaccaaactttgtcggaTGATGATGTATGGTGAGACAATTACTTGAAttatttttgagtgaaattgggcagaggtcaaaggtcaaagatcaaggtcaaatcctaaaatttatctgtttacgtgataactcaaaactggatgaagcaactttcaccaaacttggtccaaggatgatgtatgatggggcaattaggtgagtagattttagtgacattggcaagaggtcacaggtcaaaaggtcaaggtcaaatgctaaaaatgttgctatttcccccatatccatgcaatgcccgaaggtattttcttgaaacttagtgtagacatgtactactgcataaagattctacAGAGAGAGTTAtaaggtcataaggtcaaaggtcaaaaggtcaaaggttaggtgaaaatgttacaatttcacttttctggcaaATGGtccaatgtatcttcatggaacttggtacatatgcatgtactgactggtagggtatttaggggtcatgggtcaatagtcagggggtcaaaggtcaaggtcaactcatcaaaattgtactatttccctcatttactagtatatatgcaatgcttgcattattatttttaaaacttaatatacaatgtacatgtattacctaatggagattctcttagaaatttcctgccagaaggtcaaaggttaagggtcaaggccaggtttaaatgcaaaaaaaaaatcttttttacactgtaattacactctttcttcataccttgaaaattactcagtgcataaacttataaaagggtcagtcagaagtcaagtatAAATcctcaaggaaagtgaacattcaagatatttctgacaaacctgtcatttcaatattttgccagttatgtgaaactgtcatcacacattgggaagacattgtactatacacctattgggagaatcatgcattatggcggaggcatcagtcgccatagcgacatttctagtgtATTAATATGTAATTTCGCGTTCGTAAAGAAGTTGCAAAccaataaataaaatgaaatatggaaaGTTGGTACTGCTGAGATATGCTTTGTCAAAATATTATGAGAGAAAGAGTCTCCATTTCAGCTGCATTGTGTGAAGACGTTTCTTTTAGTTAGAGTTTTAAGTAAGAGTACAGGAAATTGTGACAGTCAAGCTGTGGTATTACTCAGTGCTTACTTACCTTTGCCATGtctattatcattttatttttattttttagtgtCCATCTGTAAGAAGAACAATTTGCGTCTTTACGTACTGCATACGAACACTGGAAtctatgtgtgtgtacacatgtgAAATAGatgattacatacatacatgtgtgtgttccTTTTGCCTAAGTCTTCCAATAATTTCTTCGTACCTGTGCAGCTAGAGAAACATGCAGCACAGGCCTAACGCGCTGTCCAGTGAGGGAGACGTGTAACACAGATACCAACTTCTGTAAATGTATCGGCAACAGAGTCCGCAACGAGAACGGGATTTGCCAAAGTAGGTAACTGCCTGTGGTGTCTTGGGCGTGTTTCATAGTGAGTTGTGATTGATCTTACGCTCGATTTATCTCGGTGAACTGAGCGTAAGTTTAATATGAGCTAAGTCCTGTTTCGTAAAGACACTTACGcttgatttcaagaaatatcAAGCGTAACTTTCAGTCGATTGAGCGTTATTTGCGATCAATCGCAGGTTGTTATGAAGCACTATTTGCGATTGATCGCAACTTACGctcaatctttatgaaacagaccCCTGTATTAACACGTAGCataacattacattacatttagaattacgttacattacattacaaccTTAAGCAAAAACAGGACTGTGATAGAATCATGAAGCTCCCTAGCAGGACAACAAAAGGAAGTTAGAGTACATCCTTAAAATATTAACTTGTTGTGTTAGTGTTCGAAATTCACAGGGTTGTTGAAATTGACGGCGTAAATGAACGTGACACGTCAAGTACACAAGACTACTTAAACCAAACGTAAAGCACGCTGTCAGGCGCCTGACAAGGTACGCCGATTTCGCACTTCATTAGTCCATGGACTAGATTTGAATTATGGAAGTCATCATAATTACTAGGCCTGCACCTTTGTAACATCGGGCCAGTGTGTTATATCTCATGACATGATAAGTTAACAGAATATAACCTAAGTCAAATGTGTGTATTACTATAATATGTACATTGTTGtttctgtgtgcgtgtgtgtgaatgtgtgtgttgggCACATTTTGCTTGCATAAATTCATTTATAGATTCAATTTGATACATGCATTCTAAACGTATTTTTTTCTAAGTTGAACACTACTTCCTTGACTGATATAATCTCTGCCAACAATGGTGAATGAATTATGAGGAAAAAGAGATAATTCAAAGTTCTCCCTCGTTCTGAAGCAACGTAGACACGAAATGGTTTATCAACTTAAATTCCTGTGAACAACGTGTGGGATAATGAGATAACGACTCCATTATTGCATGCTCTTGTGTCGATTTAGGGGATGCTCTTATGTCGATGTATAGAGGATGCTTTTTTGTCGTGATTTCCGATGCTGACATTGCTTAACATGCCTGACATTAGAATGGTAATGAATGGTTCTATGCAGGGTCAGGTGTGCTACAAATCAGCATCGTGATACTACTGATCGATGGCGATGATTCCTCTTTCTTCACCATCATCACAAATCCGACATCATCGACGTCGGTGGACTTTAGGCGACGCATAATAGTAGCGGTAAGGCTATCCCCGATAGTCTGTGTAGGTTGCACTGCAAAGTCTGTGGTCTTCTCAATAGACTGACTTTAGGGAATGCTCTTGTAAGGCCAGTAACCATTATAGGCTAGTGACATTGAGCGTATTGTTACACGTTTCTAAAGAATTTTTGGGGaaggcggttttttttttttttcctttctctttacATGTCAACAGACCCTTTTGACATGAGAATATAACCATCAGCCATCAGCTATGTGGAGTGCAGGCAGAGCTATATCGGCTATTATTTTGGCATGTCATTCTCCATAGCCTAATGTCTCCCCTTCATCCTTCTCACCAACTTCAATAATCTCGTAAGTCACTTGTAAGTTGTAACCGTGTATAATTTATCGAATCCATGTTAATTGTTTAAAAGGATTGAGTAGGTAGTAAATTGTACCTAAGTATAGTGACCAAGTAATGTGTAAATTATCATTGAAGTCTTTTGTATGCGCTGTATGAAACTTTCGCTTTAAATATCCTGTGTCCATCGCAGCTTTCATCCATTTTCACCAGACGTTTCGGAAATTCATTCTTCGGGGTCAGCCTAACGAGATACCGACTGGGGAGTCTCGAGGTAGATGCCGACCTCCAGTTCGTCAACGACACCTCGGAAGTCGTACCCGATCTAGCGGACGTTATGGAGGCATTCACTTCCTCCCTGGACAATGACGTTGTAGAAGGATTCACTATCGATCCATCGAGGACCACAGTTACTGGTAAGAAAAGATTGGTACTTTGCAAGCATGATAATACTTTGTTACCTGTTATTGTTTCGAGAAGTAATAAAGTTAAGTCAATtgagagccaaaaaaaaaaaataaatgcaatttAGCAAAATGGAAAATGCTTttaaaacaacatgaaaataatgCTGTTTTATGTATAGACCCTATGCATACTTTCTGATTATACAATTTGTCCCCAACGTCCTTCACAGGTGAAGGTGTCACATCATTATACTGCTTGGTTTCACCCCTGACTAAAGTATCAGCTTCTAAGATAAGAACAAAGTAAAAGTGGAGGGGGAACCTAAATATCCCGACTGATTTTAAGGCAAATATTAAAGGAAATATTGTGGACAAGGTGCATACTATTACTTTATACTTTATATATTGAAAACATCAGATCTGTTCAGTTACAACGTCGGCAcgtttatgtataaattttctgcCAATGAGTGACCGGATGTTTTTACTCGCATGTTCAggaaaaattatttgattcataattatcctactcgccaaagtgacgcatttcaccttccacgtactcgaacaagTTTCGCTAAAAAAGCGATAATGTATACGGGCCCTAGATACTGAAATGACCTCTCCCCCGAAATAACAAGCTGCTcgtctttatattcctttaaactCAAATTAAAAGAGTCTTTATTGAGTGCATATCTTGCAGACACTGATTAATTGTAATGTCTTATGTAAAattgtggtatgttattgtctgatcaaacattcttgtcaacaAGCTGCAGATTCCATTTTGGTCTTGCCATAAGGCTCTCCGAATTCATCATTAGCAATTCCACATTCTACTtcgtttccctctcttcctctttccctctacctctctctcactttctacccagagcttgacggcaggcaccaaatgccttaatagctgtacatgttactttttgtgtctGACTGATCATATCCTTGAGATAGTTCTAATGCAACAACAGTTTATAGTGTACATACCAAAGTAGGCTTTATGTGCAAACCATGTTCTACTCCGGAAACCAATGATAGCTCGGTCACAGTAATGGTTCACATTTTTtagtatagttttttttttttcttcttcttttttgtcacaTAGGCATACCCCGCTCTTCTTATTTGGCACCATTAAATCAcctggtcttatcttctatccgttctccgtttcctTTTCATAAACACTGATTattcggggcttacagccaaacaagctagctttcatgtaggtcccgtcatacttctctttcatCAATCCCATTTcaattttgaccagttatcattacacgTAATTACTGTGTTTTCaccatgtattttgtttgttttctgcacattgtttacaaggtaaaaaaaacaaacaaacaaacaaacatgtattattatttctgttgtaatgttcgtaaatgagaagtatgaaaattaatgaattgaattgaattgcaccAAGAGCGTTATCAATCGCCTAAAAGCCGCAGTTCCGGGTAAACAAAAAGATACCGCCCTAAACTTACTTACAGTTTCATATCACACTTCATGGCTCTCATGCAATAAAATATATACTCAATAGGGACGTTGTCGTACCGAAGCATAATGACCTTTTACAGGTGTCGGAGAACTCTCGCTTGAATAacgtatacactgtattaaTGACTCATTCCTGAATTTTTCAATATGACTGTGGCATATATTTTCGACTTACATGTGCTTCCATCAGCACTCGTCTTGTATCTGAAATGTTCATCTGATATCACTGTATTGGTCATTGGGGTGGtttgttagaaaaaaataatcacccACGCTTTTCTCTTTAATGCCACTTGGGAATCGCCTTTGGAATACTCAGTCGTTGGTATATCATACAATATTCCGTTGATTTCACCTACATTCCAATCGCTATATGTATGGCTAACTGTCAGTTTAACGGACGTTATCAAAGAATAATTGTAATGTTCTCAATCTTCTATTCTAAATAAGGATATCACAAGTATCATACTGTAACTGGTTTTCAATTTGTTGAAATGGCACCATGTTCCCTTGGCCCAAGGGGCCCCCAGGAAGGCCCAAAACCCTTGAATTAATGACATTTGAAAATCTTTTCCAGAACCAATATGAGTGCATCGGTGGTAGAACACTTTccagcatggggggggggggggggtgggggagggggattgggGGCAGAGCCCCGAAATTAAGTAATCTTTCAAAATATCCTTCTATAGAACCAAAAGTGATAGAAGTGATTTAAACATTATAAGTTTtgtaatttttatatttcaacaCTGCAGGAACTTATGACCAACTATTCGAATTTCAAAAAGCATTCACTTTGATTAGTAAGCTTCATTcttatccaaatgaaactttcaACATTTTCACCCGGTCAACCCAACTCTAAGAATGACGGCTCTGATTGCTAGAGCAATCTTCCCCTTCTTGTCAGGTCATTCACCTCAATTCATTCTCTCAAACCTACAATGAGTACGAACACAGGAAATTATGCACGAGGTGACAGATAAGACGCCCTAATCAACTAGGCAAAGTCTGCAACATTTTTGAATTATCGTAAATTTCCTTACTTCTTTCTGTGTCCGACTAACGTTTCACTAATTGCCTTCTACGTACTTACATTTTCtcgcatgtttttttttcttttttttatccctTTCCCGTTAATCTCCCTGAATCAATCTACAACTGGCTTACTGCAGACGTTGATGAATGCGTCAATGGAACTAATGACTGTGACGTCAATGCCCTGTGTAGCAACACCATGGGTGGGTTTACGTGCACCTGTTACGAAGGTTTCGATGATGTTAGTCCACCTGAGGAAGGCGCGGGAAGATCGTGCAGAGGTGAGATATCGTGTTAGGTTAAATCCACCGGCTCTGGATCTCAATTAATGTTAATATGTTGTCTTTGCATTAAACTCTCCTCACTTTTCAGAAAGAACGCAAAGAATTGGTAACCTACGTGAACTTGatgaaaaaagatatttcattcttttctatttccgTTTTCATTCCGGTATCTGTACCAGGAAGGTAAACATCAACTGATAATTCAGACAGATTATTGTGTTACTTTGAATATTGGAATGACTTACtgctattcaaattcattaaattctcCGTCGATTAAGCTGTTTTATTGCTACTGACTAACAAATTGCTGTACACCGACGTAAATAagtactgaattgatcagtgctttagtagtagccatgactaAAGATATCATGGGCATACATTTTTATACTCTAGCAGGATACTCGACGCGAGTATGCCCGTTTGTATGGGTACGACTAAAACACTGtaaattcagtgcttatttacgtcgatgtagtaCAATTTgctaatcagttgcaataaatgATCTACTTCTACTATTCATTTTAAAAGTCAGACTTACAGGGTAAAATGAATCAAATACAAGATACAAACATAATATTGATATGTGCTAGAAGAAAATGTTAAAGGCGTTCGTAGACTGTCATTTCTGATGATTTCTGTAGTTTGATAGTTTACAGAGTATTAACCGTAAAATGCAAATAATGGAAGCACATAATACAATTTTCTAACAACTTCCATCCACTTATGACGTGTGAAAATACGGTCAATGGCTACACACATAAGCGGCTGTCCGAACGACTATACAGGGTCTGAACAAGCGTGCATGACAAACAAGTATCCATCCATCGTCTGGTGAATAACATCAGTACTCTGAATCCAACTCCCAAGTGAAAAATATCATTGTGTATCTATACTTGGAATTCATCACAAAGGATGAAAGACCTAAAGTAAAGTCACATTTTTACACTTTTCAACTGACTTGAAGATGGCGCCTTGAGCAATGACGAGGTACTGCTTCTCGCCATCGCCAGCCCATTCGGTTTTGTCCTCCTCGTAACAATCGCCACCTGTTGCATGGTGGTCTTCATCAGAAGGGAACGAGTTCGTCGCGTCAAGGTCATGTTTAACACTCAGCAAACGGATTTCAATCAGTGGGCGAGTGAGCCACGATTTCAGCTGCACGGAAGACGTTCGCTCTATGTCGGAACTTCGCGCAGCTCCTACGAGAAGGAGCACATGTACTCAAACTCATCTGTCGTCCGAAATGTTCCGTACGTGCTGGTAAGTTGACTAAGCTTGCTAACAGGCATATCGAAGTCATTTCTATAAAGACGAATGTCTTCATGATGAGGGTCTTCGTTGGAATATCCAAGTGTTCAATATCCGCATGTCAAAATGGTTAAAAGAATTTGCTCTCTCTTCTTGATCTGATTGACTTCCATAAAAGCCTTATAAATAGCGATTCGCGTTTTACATCATTACAATAATGATGGTGGTTATGGTGATTATGCTGAAAATGattatgaccagaatgatcATTACTGTCATCATCACTACTCTCATTATCACTCAGTGACCATAAAGTCATTTCTCGGTTAACTCAAGTTGTGAGTGCCGAACGTGCCGCCAACTAACGAACGCGACTAAATGGAAGTACGGTGATCACGggaaagaaaacatattttcGATGGCTACAACCTCTCGTTGTGGACAATCTATGCCTCAGTTCTTCTATACccataaaagaaagaatttcatgTATATTAGACACGTTTGCTTACCTAACTACACTTAACCTGAAGTCATGTGACTatgtcaaaatgtcatattgttTGGGATCATTTATCTGGAGAATGTTTCCTGCTCCCCTTACTTCTTCTCATCTCATCTTCTTTGCCACAGAGCGGCAAACCCAGCAGAAGCAGTAAAAGGTCCACCGGCGAGCAGTGGTACGACAACCCCAGCTTCTCCCAAGCCTACGTGGTGACTGGTGGCGAGTTCCGCCATGAACGGCCTTATACACCCTGAGTGTTTCCGAGATTACGAGCGAGTACCCCCAGGAACCTTAGTTCCATGTCGTCCACGTTGCAATTCATCATGGGATTAGGGCCGTAATTCTGATGCATGGTATTGGGTTCATGGTAGAATAGAATGGTGACTCCTTCAGGAATGTCACGACGGgtttttttatccttatttCACCTTTAAACATTATCGGATACAATTATACTTAAGTGGTCTTCCAGGGCTTCTTCCGTATACTTAGAGAAATAACTTGTGCGTATGATATTGATAGTTGGATATGTAATCGTGCGGGTACAGTGTCGCCAAAGACATGCAGAAATCGAGGAGAAAGTTGTTATATCTCTTAAAAAGTGTATTAAGACTTATGGGCATCACCAATTCAGACTCAAGTGTTGCAAGAAATATCATGGCAGTAAGGTATGGTTTGTTTTGTATACTCGATAATAACTGACAGAAAACACCGTCATAAAGTGAGATTTCATTGTAACTTCCaaagacctaataaaaaaaaagtctccttTACATTAAGTAAATACTATTGTGGTTTCCCTCAATGATATTTCTGAAGGTACGAATAGATTTACTCCGGCTAAACTTGGGTGtcctcattccccccccccttttttttttcatgcaagaGTACAAACATTTGTTAATCTTCGAGGTGAACAAAATGTTAAAGATAGAATCCTGTTACCGTTATAGTGGCCAGCGAAATACGAAGTATTCATCCTCGAACCATATGATAATTCAAACTTTTCTTGAAACATCCAGCATGTCAAGTTtggctgggttttttttccaacaaaactcATCACAGCTCAAATTAGTTGCAATCAATATCATTACTTTTATTCAGGTACATTATAGTTTCGTCGTTAAACTGGTATTTTCCTGCTTATTGCTTATTCTTCGTGAAGTTGTTGTGATGTTCTACTTCTTTGTTATATTTTTCCtgaagttttcttttttgtgagcAAGTCACTCAACATTCAATGTGTAACCTTGATAAGAGGTAGAGGATCAGCTTGGGAAAATGTCTAAAAAGTAATGTAGTAAGAAATGATTAAAAAGCAACGACAGCTTAAACGGGAAAGAAAATTCGTTCATGCTCATTAGCTGGCaagaattttttcttttctttaagtGCGACCATATCATAACAAAATTCATCACATTCTCTGAAGACAGCGGGCCGGCC comes from Diadema setosum chromosome 17, eeDiaSeto1, whole genome shotgun sequence and encodes:
- the LOC140240638 gene encoding 63 kDa sperm flagellar membrane protein-like — protein: MKLFALNILCPSQLSSIFTRRFGNSFFGVSLTRYRLGSLEVDADLQFVNDTLEVVPDLADVMEAFTSSLDNDVVEGFTIDPSRTTVTDVDECIIGTNDCDVNALCSNTMGGFTCTCYEGFDDVSPPEEGAGRSCREIDACISSPCQNGGACSSSRGVHICECPETHDGRNCETARETCSTGLTRCPVRETCNTDTNFCKCIGNRVRNENGICQRSGVLQISIVILLIDGDDSSFFTIITNPTSSTSVDFRRRIIVAVRLSPIVCVGCTAKSVVFSID